GAGGTCCGACAGGCGACCAAGCGCTACGGCGGGCTCACCGCCGTCGACCAGGTGAGTTTCGAGGTGCACGAGGGCGAGATCTTCGGCATCGCCGGACCGAACGGCGCGGGGAAGACCACCCTGTTCGACGTCGTCACCGGCATGGTGCGCGCGACGAGCGGCGAGGTCCGGTTCCGAGGAACGCCGATCCATCGCGCCTCGATCCACGAGATCTGCCACCTCGGAATCACCCGCACGTTCCAGAAGCCATCGGTCTTCGACAGCGAGACCGTGATGGGCAACGCCGTGGTCGGTGCGCACTTCGGTTCGGGCGCCCCGTGGTGGCGGGGACTGTCGCGGAACGCCGATGCGTGGGATCGCGCCGCCGCGGCACTCGATTTCGTCGGACTGGGGGAGCAGGCCGGCGAGCTCTCCGGACCGCTCCCGGTGTACGACAAAAAACGACTCATGATCGCTTCGGCGCTGGCGAGCTCGCCGCGCATGCTCTTCCTGGATGAGCCGTTCGGTGGCCTCAGCGACGAGGAGATCGACGCGCTGTTGGTGCTGCTGGAACGGATCAATGGCGACGGGGTGACCATCGTGCTGATCGAGCACGTGATGCGGGCGCTCATGTCGCTCTCCGATCGGGTGCTCATCATGAACCAGGGCAGGACGCTCCGGCAGGGGCAACCGGGCGAGGTCATGAGCGATCCGGAGGTCGTGCGGGTGTATCTCGGCTCCTCCGCCGACGAAGCCGCGTCGACCGCGGCGCATCGAGTCGTACGGAAAGGCGGCGCGTGATGCTTGAGGTGACGGACCTGGTCGCAGGCTACGGGTCGACGACGATCGTGCAGGGGATCTCTCTCGAAGTGGATGCCGGGGAATGCGCTGCGCTCATCGGACCCAACGGGCACGGCAAGACGACCCTGCTTCGCGCGATCAGCGGGCTCATCAAGATCCGGTCGGGCACGGTGAGATTCGACGGTGTCGACCTCACGCGTGAGCGCGCCGAGAAGATCGTGGAGCGCGGCATCATCCACATGCCGCAGGGTGATCTGGTGTTCCCCGACATGTCGGTCGAGGAAAACCTCGTGCTGGGCGCGTTCACCTCTGCTGCGTCGAAGCGGGCACGGCAGCGGATGGAGGAGGTCTACGAGATCTTCCCGCGGCTCCTGGAACGGCGCACGCAGCGCGCCCGCACCCTCTCGGGTGGTGAGCGGCGCATGCTCGCCATCGGGAGGGGGCTCATGGGAGATGCCCGCCTCATCATGGTCGACGAGCCGAGCCTCGGGTTGGCCCCGGTGATCGTCGATGAGGTGTACGAGCAGCTGCGACGGATCGTCGACAGCGGCATGACCGTCCTGCTCGTGGAGGAGAACGTCAACCGCGCGCAGAGCCTGGCGTCCCGCCTGCACCTCGTCGAGAACGGCGAGATCGTGCGTTCGGGCAGCGGCGCGGAGGTGCTCGACGAGCGCGCGATCCGCGAGACCTACCTGGGGGTGACCGAATGAACCTCGTCCTGCAGACCCTCGTGAGCACGCTCGTGCAGGGATCGATGCTGGCGCTCATCACGATCGGCATGAGCCTCGTCTACGGAACGCTCCGCGTGCTGAACATGGCGCAGGGGGTGATGGTGATGGTCGGCGGCATCGCGGCCTGGACGTTCGTCGCCGGCACGGGGCTCTCGCCCTGGATCGCCATGATCTTCGCGGTGATCGTCACGTTCGCGCTCGGCATGCTGAGCTACGGCGTCGGCATCAGTCGGCTCATCGGCCGCGCCGGGGTCGACTTCGAGATGACCGCGTTCATCTCCACGTTCGCGATCGCC
Above is a genomic segment from Leucobacter rhizosphaerae containing:
- a CDS encoding ABC transporter ATP-binding protein, with product MAVSGIMGDVMLEVRQATKRYGGLTAVDQVSFEVHEGEIFGIAGPNGAGKTTLFDVVTGMVRATSGEVRFRGTPIHRASIHEICHLGITRTFQKPSVFDSETVMGNAVVGAHFGSGAPWWRGLSRNADAWDRAAAALDFVGLGEQAGELSGPLPVYDKKRLMIASALASSPRMLFLDEPFGGLSDEEIDALLVLLERINGDGVTIVLIEHVMRALMSLSDRVLIMNQGRTLRQGQPGEVMSDPEVVRVYLGSSADEAASTAAHRVVRKGGA
- a CDS encoding ABC transporter ATP-binding protein; amino-acid sequence: MLEVTDLVAGYGSTTIVQGISLEVDAGECAALIGPNGHGKTTLLRAISGLIKIRSGTVRFDGVDLTRERAEKIVERGIIHMPQGDLVFPDMSVEENLVLGAFTSAASKRARQRMEEVYEIFPRLLERRTQRARTLSGGERRMLAIGRGLMGDARLIMVDEPSLGLAPVIVDEVYEQLRRIVDSGMTVLLVEENVNRAQSLASRLHLVENGEIVRSGSGAEVLDERAIRETYLGVTE